The proteins below are encoded in one region of Ferruginibacter lapsinanis:
- a CDS encoding LamG-like jellyroll fold domain-containing protein produces the protein MKKVYKSKLTFRLVFTAFLFLSISNVYAQPANLPPFIKYLVNNYSSITKAACDTCTPVIGSPLERFKPIPFPEAGVIKLATGIDVSDVPGLMTPNFWGGGSPEIKGYTKPIAGMLDVTAENIRNGELLYFKGAKGVAISKESGTIYTSAPTVTLGGSPQSANGFFTFKSTPAIMPKFNDVSDKTFAEAPTTVKLYHNGDLQDLSNDCTQTIYFAIDPNHEKIIYASMVNPADTSEKVLLRKNADGDWYLLDWTVGGVLTGDVWGALTVDNNGNLYIADPRKNIIVKATFDSDGHASSWKIIAGKSGVAGFDNGGNGHDTLFNQPSGICFDNTTGNIYVGDAGNNRVRKIDHNGEVTTYAGNGDPGFRDDDNASNAKFSSPTALAFNEDSKSLFVVDYNNNTVREIDKNQHVTTLAGNPGSYNPLNPAEFAMQFYYLLAKLNLDPDESKLVKPTGIAIDPTGHGIYVSDYNYVRYISTFPAQFVITSAFRELDQTQLPIPILPLGIRMNENNGSFYGIPLVAWPPTTYAISAINSQGACIVNGVITIEVVACPKVPDTAYENITISTDQLPYRWNGQTLNNSGTATATLQSSVGCDSVVVLTLNAKPDFHYSSEPYLLSQGKEITPIVPTTAGSTVDAFSISPPLSAGLTFNAQTGVITGTPTTLTNQLLPAIGPRTAPTTVAPWTLKADEGADLTGVKISDGNKNTIFENNSAFKSLVGSAGTGTGTPGAYTDFSGLGPIKMFTNSPYSIKLSNALGVPSLNAYGSFLNYMNSYAVYIDLNRDGDFDDAGERVYTSAAPQRDAHSEIANLKIPVTAKAGVTKMRIYAVEAATLGRYYYFYNDVGQLYSVYRTSEQALSFYPNFNAIISNAFNSEKTFHDNHLDYGEFEDYNIDIVNMATQSYTVTGSNSLGSDTTNLFIAINIPSASTTNTTICSTELPYHWNGLTFTKTDTLTAHLYNQYGADSAATLNLFVKQATTSVVDTAYCGPFTYRGVVYNNTGNYPVHAINAAGCDSLITFKFRQKATASTTIVEVIPSALPYHWNNLNFSPGGTYSVTLTNAEGCDSIATLVLKVQFHVNYPPTNTLAINQAIQPIIPQFEGNYTPGPDNPNNGCSITPNLPSGLLLDFNTGVITGTPTQLSPYTTYTVTRQQQGAIPSTFMLSVGQPTSSTTTIDNCGPFTWNGVEYTTPGNKSATLKNQYGFDSTANLILSIRNLSVTTLPLLLNQSEIPYAWNGITITSEGAKTVHFVNAVGCDSAVTANVIISPKVSYPSPNILTPNVPIVPIAPQQTGGAVIHYTIQPALVNGLLFDATTGIISGTPADTLLQPVTYTIRAFNNAGADSINIIIAVCNTMATSFTQIACDQYVWNDSTYTTSTTHTRTLKNRGGCDSVVTMHLTVKYSTTGPTTTDTACGSYVWYGVTYDSTGIYSKVYTNAVGCDSTIYLNLTIKKLSYQNQYVNLNQSDLPYKWRGLTFNQPGTQSIILTNSVGCDSVLSMTVSISDLLPDISYATKDTILYWEQTITPPIAMTNTGTAVPAMKLGEREAVISFTNGPGDHIKTIKGIDGAYYARVFGNNQIFKLTGSGVWTIFADAGAAVTAMAMDKLGNLYVGTNSIPGYVKKITPDGAVNNLPGLSYFFSIDGLAVDPDNNLIIHSQRTQNLFTLTRFNLSTNQSVEQQLDNTPYFDFGPEDMKADSKGNIYMYRNVGNDLVKIKPNGHLSGIGKSGISFGTNFIPGNGVDATIPTITSIAIDTTNDNVYVMANGNLLRVDTAENVTALTGALGGGRTFDQYKDQIFRVDNGKVSIVNSSAGILYTVNVYGVGSIPFMDNYGVFSVGQGTVNFKDFDKRIRLDSSGAVVGTPRANYSSIGTIYANNTSTAYSIIAANQYGVSTAPMTITTKAITYKMESYITTTLPFIWKGRTFTAPTDTATYLAVNKTLNDDTLYILHLVYEGTPEPGITRSDCANGQLTLSANSAGNNAIRFDGTNFGRIKNVKKGAGGLGYYNVLSIPNSSRFNFVTSFEVWIKPTSVTGTQYIFTRDTVKTHGFFGLSIQNGKLVYEFTKGYTLPLTDYKLSSAIDIVPNVWTHVAAAYYDSAMHVYINGQLQGTLPTNENTINVFYSDSLGVGIFPDFCLGGLGSQFGFKGEMDEFRAWGAKRDAAAILKTKDSIVDPWSTGLGLYYRFDEDLSDSARDISKSNRPANFIQPGISVYPSTAPINYAAYQWIPGGATSKSIVINCADNTLYTLTVTDYNGRQGSVSSNKAVPVRLYELAAVKKTMGIAVSWKAGYENNMLTYVVERSTDGINFTKIGVVVAKNISGSVYSFLDTHPANGTNFYRLKLIDAASATYSTIVRVDLTGNIIAVNIYPNPVTQKQITLQLSNVEKGNYTLIFYNSLGQMVYTKAISHTGGSLNQNISLPVTLRAGVYSVQFQNKKLVYNQQIIIE, from the coding sequence ATGAAAAAAGTTTACAAGAGCAAATTGACCTTCAGGTTGGTATTTACCGCCTTTTTATTTTTAAGTATATCCAACGTATATGCACAGCCGGCTAATCTGCCGCCATTTATCAAATACCTGGTAAACAATTATTCCAGTATTACAAAAGCTGCCTGTGATACCTGCACGCCGGTAATAGGTTCGCCATTAGAACGATTCAAACCTATTCCGTTTCCTGAAGCAGGTGTTATTAAATTGGCCACCGGTATTGATGTGTCAGATGTTCCCGGATTAATGACGCCCAATTTTTGGGGTGGAGGTTCTCCTGAAATAAAAGGATACACTAAACCAATTGCCGGCATGCTCGATGTAACTGCCGAAAATATACGTAACGGAGAGCTGCTTTATTTTAAAGGAGCTAAAGGGGTTGCCATTTCTAAAGAATCGGGAACTATTTATACCAGTGCTCCTACTGTTACACTAGGGGGGAGTCCGCAAAGTGCTAATGGATTTTTTACATTCAAATCAACACCGGCAATAATGCCGAAATTCAATGATGTTTCTGATAAGACTTTTGCGGAAGCTCCGACCACGGTTAAATTATATCATAACGGAGATCTGCAGGATCTAAGCAACGATTGCACACAAACAATCTATTTCGCTATCGACCCTAATCATGAAAAGATCATTTATGCAAGTATGGTAAATCCTGCAGATACGTCCGAGAAAGTGTTGCTCAGGAAAAATGCTGATGGAGATTGGTATTTATTAGATTGGACGGTAGGAGGTGTATTGACAGGGGATGTATGGGGTGCACTAACGGTAGACAATAATGGTAATTTATACATAGCTGATCCCAGAAAAAATATCATTGTAAAAGCTACATTTGATAGTGATGGCCATGCCAGCAGCTGGAAAATTATTGCAGGAAAATCAGGGGTGGCAGGATTTGATAATGGTGGTAATGGTCATGATACCTTGTTTAATCAGCCCAGTGGTATTTGTTTTGATAATACTACGGGGAATATTTATGTAGGCGATGCCGGGAACAACAGGGTGAGAAAGATCGACCATAATGGCGAAGTAACTACCTATGCCGGTAATGGTGATCCGGGTTTTAGAGATGACGACAATGCCAGTAATGCAAAGTTCAGTAGTCCTACAGCTCTGGCATTCAATGAAGACTCTAAATCATTATTTGTTGTTGATTACAATAACAACACCGTTAGGGAGATCGATAAAAACCAGCATGTTACTACACTGGCCGGGAATCCGGGATCTTATAACCCATTGAACCCTGCAGAGTTTGCCATGCAGTTTTATTATTTATTGGCCAAGCTGAACCTTGATCCTGATGAATCAAAATTGGTTAAACCGACTGGTATTGCGATCGACCCTACGGGGCATGGTATATATGTGAGTGATTACAATTATGTTAGGTATATAAGCACTTTTCCGGCACAATTTGTTATAACATCTGCTTTCAGAGAATTGGATCAAACTCAATTGCCCATTCCTATATTACCTCTGGGCATTAGAATGAACGAGAATAATGGTTCTTTTTATGGCATTCCACTGGTGGCATGGCCTCCCACAACGTATGCCATTTCAGCGATCAACAGTCAGGGTGCTTGTATAGTAAACGGGGTTATTACGATCGAAGTGGTGGCTTGTCCGAAAGTGCCCGATACCGCTTATGAGAATATAACCATCTCTACTGATCAACTGCCTTATCGCTGGAATGGACAGACTTTGAACAATTCCGGCACGGCAACGGCTACCCTCCAAAGTTCCGTTGGTTGCGATAGTGTAGTGGTGCTCACCCTAAATGCAAAGCCGGATTTTCATTACAGCAGCGAACCTTATTTGCTTAGCCAGGGAAAGGAAATAACACCTATTGTTCCTACCACAGCAGGCTCAACAGTGGATGCATTTTCCATTAGCCCTCCACTTTCTGCCGGGCTTACTTTCAATGCTCAAACAGGCGTAATTACGGGTACACCAACAACATTGACCAACCAGCTCTTACCTGCCATTGGTCCAAGAACCGCACCTACAACGGTTGCTCCATGGACGCTGAAAGCAGATGAGGGGGCAGATCTTACAGGAGTTAAAATATCGGATGGTAATAAGAATACCATTTTTGAAAACAACTCCGCCTTTAAGAGTTTAGTGGGCAGTGCCGGCACGGGCACGGGTACACCGGGTGCTTATACCGATTTTAGCGGATTGGGGCCGATCAAAATGTTTACGAACAGTCCTTATTCAATCAAATTGTCTAATGCCCTTGGGGTGCCAAGTTTAAATGCATACGGTTCGTTCCTGAATTATATGAATTCCTACGCCGTATATATTGATTTAAACAGAGATGGAGATTTTGATGATGCAGGCGAAAGGGTATATACTTCTGCAGCTCCGCAAAGAGATGCTCATTCCGAAATTGCTAATTTAAAGATTCCCGTTACGGCAAAAGCCGGTGTAACCAAAATGCGTATCTATGCCGTAGAGGCTGCTACCTTAGGTAGATACTACTATTTTTACAATGATGTCGGTCAGCTATATAGTGTGTATAGAACATCAGAGCAAGCGTTATCATTTTATCCCAATTTTAATGCTATAATATCTAATGCTTTTAACTCGGAGAAAACATTTCACGACAATCATTTGGACTATGGTGAATTTGAAGATTATAATATTGATATCGTCAATATGGCCACTCAATCGTACACGGTTACCGGCAGCAATTCACTTGGTAGCGATACAACTAATTTATTTATTGCGATTAATATACCCAGTGCCTCCACCACCAATACAACCATCTGTTCAACTGAGCTTCCTTATCACTGGAACGGACTAACGTTTACGAAGACCGATACGTTAACAGCACATTTGTACAATCAGTATGGTGCAGATAGTGCCGCTACTTTAAATCTTTTTGTTAAGCAGGCTACCACATCGGTAGTAGACACTGCTTACTGTGGCCCTTTTACCTACCGTGGAGTGGTGTACAACAACACAGGCAATTACCCTGTTCATGCAATCAATGCTGCAGGTTGTGACAGCTTGATCACTTTTAAATTTCGTCAAAAAGCTACTGCTTCTACAACCATTGTTGAAGTGATACCGAGTGCGCTTCCATATCACTGGAACAATTTGAATTTTTCACCCGGTGGTACCTATTCAGTTACATTAACTAATGCAGAAGGCTGTGATAGTATCGCTACCTTGGTACTGAAAGTGCAATTCCATGTTAATTATCCGCCTACGAATACTTTAGCAATTAATCAGGCTATACAACCTATCATTCCGCAGTTTGAAGGTAACTATACACCGGGGCCGGACAATCCTAATAACGGCTGTTCTATAACGCCAAACTTACCATCGGGATTGTTATTAGATTTCAATACAGGGGTTATAACGGGAACGCCTACACAGTTAAGTCCTTATACAACGTATACGGTTACCAGGCAGCAGCAGGGTGCAATACCTTCAACGTTTATGCTATCTGTAGGTCAACCAACCTCATCCACTACTACTATAGATAATTGCGGACCTTTTACCTGGAATGGAGTGGAGTATACCACACCCGGAAATAAATCGGCTACTTTAAAAAATCAATATGGTTTTGACAGTACCGCAAACCTGATACTGTCCATCAGAAATCTATCTGTTACAACTTTACCTTTACTGTTAAACCAGTCTGAGATACCTTACGCATGGAATGGAATTACGATAACAAGTGAGGGCGCTAAAACTGTTCACTTTGTAAATGCTGTTGGCTGCGACAGTGCTGTAACAGCGAATGTAATTATCAGCCCTAAAGTATCATATCCATCGCCGAATATTTTGACGCCCAATGTACCAATAGTACCAATTGCTCCGCAACAAACAGGCGGGGCAGTTATCCATTATACCATTCAACCTGCATTGGTCAATGGGTTGTTGTTTGACGCAACAACAGGTATCATCAGTGGTACGCCTGCAGATACGCTGCTGCAACCTGTTACTTATACCATTCGTGCTTTTAACAATGCAGGAGCAGATAGTATCAACATTATCATTGCTGTTTGTAATACAATGGCTACATCATTTACACAAATTGCATGTGATCAATATGTATGGAATGATAGCACGTACACCACCAGCACAACGCATACCCGTACCCTAAAAAACAGAGGAGGTTGTGATAGTGTTGTAACTATGCATCTTACCGTTAAATACAGTACTACAGGCCCTACCACTACCGATACCGCTTGCGGATCTTATGTTTGGTATGGAGTTACGTATGATTCAACAGGTATATACAGTAAAGTGTACACAAATGCGGTTGGTTGCGACAGTACTATTTATCTGAACCTGACCATTAAGAAACTGTCTTATCAAAACCAATATGTAAACCTCAATCAATCAGACCTGCCTTATAAATGGAGAGGATTAACCTTTAACCAGCCCGGTACTCAATCAATCATTCTGACAAATAGTGTCGGATGCGATAGTGTGCTTTCAATGACCGTGAGCATATCCGATCTGTTGCCCGATATCAGTTATGCAACAAAAGATACTATCCTGTATTGGGAGCAAACCATTACACCGCCTATTGCTATGACCAATACAGGCACTGCTGTGCCTGCAATGAAATTGGGAGAGAGAGAGGCGGTGATCAGCTTTACAAATGGTCCCGGTGATCATATCAAAACCATTAAAGGCATTGATGGCGCTTACTATGCCAGGGTATTCGGCAATAATCAAATTTTTAAATTAACCGGCTCAGGGGTATGGACAATTTTTGCCGATGCCGGCGCTGCAGTAACTGCGATGGCGATGGATAAGTTGGGAAATCTGTACGTGGGGACAAACTCAATACCTGGTTATGTGAAAAAAATAACGCCTGATGGGGCTGTAAACAATTTACCCGGTTTGTCTTATTTCTTTAGTATAGATGGTTTGGCAGTTGATCCGGATAACAATTTAATTATTCATAGTCAGCGTACTCAAAATCTGTTTACACTTACGAGGTTCAACCTTTCTACCAATCAGTCTGTGGAACAGCAATTGGATAACACTCCATATTTCGATTTTGGGCCCGAAGACATGAAGGCCGATTCAAAAGGAAACATATATATGTATCGCAATGTGGGCAATGATCTTGTAAAGATCAAACCGAATGGGCACCTATCAGGTATTGGTAAAAGTGGGATATCTTTTGGTACAAATTTTATCCCCGGAAATGGGGTAGATGCAACGATACCTACTATAACCAGTATAGCAATAGATACTACTAACGATAATGTGTATGTGATGGCCAATGGTAATCTACTTAGAGTAGATACAGCCGAAAACGTAACTGCACTTACCGGCGCCCTCGGCGGCGGCCGTACTTTTGACCAATACAAAGACCAGATCTTCAGAGTCGATAATGGAAAAGTATCGATCGTTAACAGTTCTGCCGGAATACTCTACACCGTTAATGTGTATGGTGTTGGTTCTATTCCGTTCATGGATAATTATGGGGTATTCAGTGTCGGTCAGGGAACAGTAAACTTCAAGGATTTTGATAAACGAATACGTTTGGATAGCAGCGGTGCCGTTGTTGGTACACCCAGAGCGAATTACTCTTCCATAGGTACTATTTATGCAAACAATACCTCCACTGCTTATTCAATTATAGCAGCTAATCAATACGGTGTAAGCACTGCCCCTATGACAATAACCACTAAAGCCATTACGTATAAAATGGAGAGTTATATAACCACAACCTTACCTTTTATATGGAAAGGCAGAACCTTTACTGCACCAACAGATACCGCTACATATCTTGCTGTTAATAAAACACTGAATGATGATACCTTGTACATTTTGCATTTAGTGTATGAAGGAACTCCTGAACCCGGCATCACCAGAAGCGATTGTGCGAACGGGCAATTAACGTTGTCTGCAAATAGTGCCGGTAATAATGCCATCAGGTTCGATGGTACTAATTTCGGTCGTATTAAAAATGTAAAAAAAGGAGCCGGTGGCCTCGGGTATTATAATGTGTTATCCATTCCTAATAGTAGCAGATTTAATTTTGTTACCTCCTTTGAAGTATGGATAAAACCAACTTCGGTAACGGGAACACAATACATATTTACGAGGGATACTGTCAAGACCCACGGTTTCTTTGGATTGTCTATTCAAAATGGCAAGTTGGTGTATGAGTTCACGAAAGGGTACACATTACCACTTACAGATTATAAGCTTAGTTCTGCTATTGATATAGTTCCGAATGTGTGGACACATGTGGCTGCGGCTTATTACGATTCTGCCATGCATGTTTACATTAACGGCCAATTGCAGGGAACGCTACCAACCAACGAAAACACTATCAATGTTTTTTACAGCGATTCTTTGGGTGTAGGCATCTTCCCTGATTTTTGTTTGGGCGGATTAGGTAGTCAGTTTGGATTTAAGGGAGAGATGGATGAGTTCCGTGCCTGGGGTGCAAAAAGAGATGCGGCAGCAATACTGAAAACGAAGGACTCAATTGTTGATCCCTGGAGTACAGGATTGGGCTTATATTACCGTTTTGACGAAGACTTAAGTGATAGTGCCAGAGATATTTCTAAATCAAACAGGCCTGCCAATTTCATACAACCCGGCATTAGCGTGTATCCTTCAACTGCACCTATCAATTATGCAGCTTATCAATGGATACCAGGTGGAGCTACGTCAAAGTCTATTGTGATCAATTGTGCAGACAATACATTGTATACTTTAACCGTAACAGACTATAATGGAAGGCAAGGATCCGTTTCGTCTAATAAGGCTGTACCGGTGAGGTTATACGAATTGGCCGCAGTTAAAAAAACAATGGGTATTGCTGTATCATGGAAAGCAGGCTATGAAAACAATATGTTGACATATGTTGTTGAAAGAAGTACCGACGGAATAAACTTTACTAAAATAGGCGTAGTAGTTGCTAAAAATATATCAGGATCGGTCTATTCATTTTTAGATACACATCCTGCTAACGGTACAAATTTTTACAGGCTGAAATTAATTGATGCTGCATCTGCTACCTATAGTACCATTGTAAGGGTAGATCTTACTGGAAATATAATTGCAGTAAATATTTATCCAAACCCTGTTACACAAAAGCAAATTACTTTACAATTAAGCAATGTTGAAAAAGGTAATTATACATTGATTTTCTATAACAGTCTAGGACAGATGGTTTACACAAAAGCAATCAGTCATACAGGAGGATCGTTGAATCAGAATATCAGTTTACCTGTTACACTCAGAGCCGGAGTGTATAGCGTACAGTTTCAAAATAAAAAATTGGTATACAATCAACAGATAATTATTGAATAA
- a CDS encoding Lrp/AsnC ligand binding domain-containing protein: MAAKLNLDKLDLQIIQAMMETAEISYADLGKQLFVSGGTIHVRIKKLQEFGIVKGTKLNVDIKQLGYDITAFVGIYLEKSSLYDNVAEELKRIPEIVRLNYTTGNYSMFIEIVCKDISQLRYVLHDELQKIKGIERTETLISLEEGFNRNVQVATP, translated from the coding sequence ATGGCGGCAAAATTGAATCTTGACAAATTAGACCTGCAGATCATTCAGGCAATGATGGAAACTGCTGAGATCTCTTATGCAGATCTGGGTAAACAGCTATTTGTTAGTGGGGGTACCATACATGTCCGTATCAAAAAGCTACAGGAATTTGGAATAGTTAAAGGTACAAAACTGAATGTAGATATAAAACAACTGGGGTATGATATCACCGCCTTTGTAGGTATCTATCTGGAAAAAAGTAGTTTGTATGATAATGTTGCAGAGGAGCTAAAGCGTATACCCGAAATTGTTAGATTGAATTACACCACCGGAAATTACAGTATGTTCATAGAAATCGTTTGTAAAGATATTTCTCAATTAAGGTATGTATTGCATGATGAGTTGCAAAAGATAAAAGGTATTGAAAGAACCGAAACGTTGATCTCTTTAGAAGAAGGGTTTAACAGAAATGTACAGGTGGCTACCCCCTAA